One window of the Pararge aegeria chromosome 22, ilParAegt1.1, whole genome shotgun sequence genome contains the following:
- the LOC120633749 gene encoding sarcalumenin, producing the protein MWTKRLKLWRFMLCVLFAVSALALAARADDDIPSESQCRPYIEKALKELESGDTEPESTEQNESSEASVDDDTKEETSAEGGATAEADSAEDADSKEDAPSVEVADEPYVSQVSYEEEGSPADAESKEDATTEETDDSAEKQADDSKETDGDSKEDASADEQETEKESGEVADEGVSEEDSEDSKEATEDSTEDETQEESTEALAVSKEEKESDEQEGDDIAESEAVTDVDKSEKSTEASEETDEAKAEGESDEDTKTEEEDDRSQEKAESDEVKDDTSDSQEEKDKEDSGEDTVKEEAQENSEEEQESAKKDESVEGDTAEEKSDEDDTEKSSNEDEAKEESEEKEASEEDVDKSEEAGSEESEGAPEEDLLLTGEIPENLRSRDHIIQILRLDEDASEAELIIKKSADIVLRDLKRLYEHSIKPLEALYKYRDLSNRHFGDPEIFSKPLVLFMGPWSGGKSSILNYLTGIEFTEWSLRTGAEPSPAYFNILMHGKDPEVLDGTQLAADWTFSGLQKFGQGLEERLRGLRYPSKLLEKVNIVEIPGILEVRKQVSRVFPFNDACQWFIDRADIIFLVYDPSKLDVGPETEAILDQLKGRESQTRIVLNKADTVKPEELMRVQSALIWNISPLMSSPQPPVMYTVSLWSLPYEPGAPIRLLQAQERELLRDLRQAIDRRIENKIASARRFAVRVRNHAKMVDCYLTTYYNHKTIFGNRKVIADAIIENPQNYHIYEGLSTLTNISRYDLPDPETYRDFFRLNSLYEFQQLSATCTYFRGCPITQLDVAIAYDLPELVGKYKKMVETATPQGMPKS; encoded by the exons ATGTGGACCAAGAGATTAAAGCTATGGAGGTTTATGTTGTGCGTGTTGTTTGCCGTATCGGCGCTTGCGCTCGCGGCGAGAG CCGATGACGACATTCCTTCAGAGTCACAATGTCGTCCATACATCGAAAAGGCACTTAAAGAGCTCGAATCGGGAGACACAGAACCag AATCTACAGAACAAAACGAATCAAGTGAAGCTAGTGTAGATGACGATACGAAAGAAGAAACTTCAGCAGAAGGTGGGGCGACGGCAGAGGCAGATAGTGCAGAAGATGCAGATAGTAAAGAAGATGCACCATCAGTAGAAGTTGCGGATGAGCCGTACGTATCTCAAGTATCATATGAAGAAGAAGGTAGCCCTGCCGACGCAGAATCTAAGGAAGACGCGACCACAGAAGAGACTGATGATAGTGCCGAGAAACAAGCAGATGACAGCAAAGAAACTGACGGAGACAGTAAGGAAGATGCATCTGCTGACGAACAAGAAACCGAAAAag AAAGTGGTGAGGTAGCGGATGAAGGTGTCAGTGAAGAAGATTCTGAGGATAGCAAAGAGGCAACTGAAGATAGTACAGAAGATGAAACTCAAGAAGAATCTACTGAAGCTTTAGCTGTAAgcaaagaagaaaaagaatcTGATGAACAAGAGGGCGATGATATTGCAGAATCCGAAGCAGTAACTGATGTGGATAAATCTGAGAAATCTACCGAAGCATCCGAAGAAACTGATGAAGCCAAGGCTGAAGGTGAAAGTGACGAAGATAccaaaacagaagaagaagacgaTAGATCTCAAGAAAAGGCTGAATCTGATGAAGTAAAAGATGACACCAGTGATTCCCAAGAAGAAAAAGACAAAGAAGATTCTGGAGAGGATACAGTAAAGGAAGAAGCTCAAGAAAATTCAGAAGAAGAGCAGGAGTCAGCCAAAAAAGATGAATCTGTTGAAGGTGACACTGCAGAAGAAAAATCTGATGAAGATGATACCGAAAAAAGTAGCAATGAGGATGAGGCAAAGGAAGAAAGCGAAGAAAAAGAAGCTAGTGAAGAAGATGTAGATAAATCCGAAGAAGCTGGTTCTGAGGAGAGTGAAGGCGCTCCCGAAGAAGACTTGCTCCTA acaGGGGAGATTCCCGAAAATCTGAGATCCCGTGATCACATTATTCAGATCTTAAGACTAGACGAAGACGCAAGTGAGgcagaattaattattaaaaaatcagcTGACATTGTTCTCAGAGATTTGAAAAGACTTTACGAGCACTCTATAAAGCCTTTGGAAGCTCTTTATAAGTACAGAGATCTGAGCAACAGACATTTTGGTGATCCTGAAATATTTTCGAAGCCCTTAGTACTGTTTATGGGACCATGGAGTGGTGGAAAATcttctattttaaattatttgactGGAATAGAATTTACGGAATGGTCTTTAAGAACAG GTGCTGAACCATCTCCTGCttacttcaatattttaatgcacGGAAAAGATCCAGAGGTACTTGATGGAACACAGTTAGCTGCCGATTGGACATTCTCTGGATTACAGAAATTTGGACAAGGTTTAGAAGAGCGTTTGAGGGGACTTAGATATCCTAGTAAATTACTAGAAAAG GTGAACATTGTTGAAATCCCTGGAATACTGGAAGTCAGGAAACAAGTATCTCGAGTCTTCCCATTCAACGATGCTTGTCAGTGGTTCATTGATCGTGCAGATATCATATTCCTTGTGTATGATCCTTCAAAACTTGATGTCGGACCTGAAACTGAGGCTATCCTCGACCAGCTTAAGGGCAGAGAATCTCAG acTCGCATCGTGCTTAACAAAGCTGACACCGTTAAACCCGAAGAGCTAATGCGTGTGCAGAGTGCACTTATCTGGAACATATCGCCACTGATGAGCTCCCCACAGCCTCCTGTAATGTACACGGTCTCGCTGTGGTCACTGCCGTATGAACCGGGCGCGCCAATCCGCCTGCTGCAGGCCCAGGAGCGTGAACTGCTGCGCGACCTGCGACAGGCCATCGACCGGCGTATAGAGAATAAGATCGCCAGCGCTAGGAGATTTGCG GTCCGCGTAAGAAATCATGCTAAGATGGTCGACTGTTATCTAACAACATACTATAATCACAAAACTATCTTCGGTAATAGAAAGGTTATTGCCGATGCTATTATTGAGAATCCTCAGAACTACCATATATATGAGGGTCTCAGTACACTTACCAACATTTCCAG gtATGATCTTCCCGATCCAGAAACATATCGGGATTTCTTCAGACTGAACTCGTTGTACGAGTTCCAGCAACTGTCGGCTACATGCACCTACTTCCGCGGCTGCCCGATCACGCAGCTCGACGTGGCTATTGCCTATGACTTACCAGAGCTGGTCGGAAAGTACAAGAAGATGGTAGAAACTGCCACCCCCCAGGGAATGCCCAAGAGTTGA